A genomic region of Devosia ginsengisoli contains the following coding sequences:
- the cydB gene encoding cytochrome d ubiquinol oxidase subunit II — MSTIPLDYETLRLIWWLLLGVLLIGFAIMGGRDLGVGTLLPFAARTDAERRVLLNVVGPTWEGNQVWLIVGGGVIFAAFPPLYAVSFSGFYLAMIVILLALILRPVGFKYRSKIKDDRWRATWDTVLFIGGFVPSLIFGVAVGNVLLGAPFHVDGTMRAFYTGNFFMLLTPFALLCGLVSLGMIGTQGAAVIAGRTTGPLAERARTYGSLAGIVTILLFALAGVWIAFGIDGYAITSTVDGNAAINPLGKSVELTRGGWLANYGLYPWMIAGPVLGFAGLAGAVIGLQARLRLASLLASSVAITGIVATAGLSLFPFLLPSSTVPEASLTLWDASSSHLTLFIMLLVTVFFLPIILLYTAFVFRVMRGTVSTQSLEKNPNAY, encoded by the coding sequence ATGAGCACCATTCCGCTGGACTATGAAACGCTGCGCCTCATCTGGTGGTTGTTGCTGGGCGTGTTGCTGATCGGCTTTGCCATCATGGGCGGGCGCGATCTCGGCGTGGGGACGCTGCTGCCCTTCGCCGCCCGTACCGATGCGGAACGGCGTGTGCTGCTGAACGTGGTCGGACCCACCTGGGAGGGCAACCAGGTGTGGCTGATCGTGGGGGGCGGGGTGATCTTCGCAGCCTTCCCGCCGCTTTATGCGGTGAGTTTTTCCGGCTTCTACCTCGCCATGATCGTGATTCTGCTGGCGCTGATCCTGCGGCCGGTCGGCTTCAAATACCGCAGCAAGATCAAGGATGACCGTTGGCGCGCCACCTGGGACACGGTGCTGTTCATCGGCGGCTTCGTGCCCTCGCTGATCTTCGGGGTGGCGGTGGGCAATGTGCTGCTCGGCGCACCCTTTCATGTCGATGGCACGATGCGCGCCTTCTATACCGGCAACTTCTTCATGCTGCTGACGCCCTTCGCGCTGCTGTGCGGACTGGTGAGCCTGGGCATGATCGGGACGCAGGGCGCCGCTGTCATTGCCGGCCGCACCACGGGGCCATTGGCCGAACGGGCGCGCACCTATGGTTCGCTGGCCGGTATCGTGACCATCCTGCTCTTCGCGCTGGCCGGCGTGTGGATCGCCTTCGGCATCGACGGCTATGCCATTACCAGCACGGTCGACGGCAATGCGGCCATCAATCCGCTGGGCAAGAGCGTAGAACTGACCCGCGGCGGGTGGCTCGCCAATTACGGGCTCTATCCATGGATGATTGCCGGGCCGGTGCTGGGTTTTGCCGGGTTGGCCGGGGCGGTGATCGGGCTGCAGGCGCGGTTGCGGCTGGCGAGCTTGCTGGCGTCGAGCGTGGCCATAACGGGCATTGTCGCCACGGCGGGCCTGTCGCTGTTCCCGTTCCTGCTGCCATCCTCGACGGTGCCGGAGGCGAGCCTGACCCTGTGGGATGCCTCGTCGAGCCACCTGACGCTGTTCATCATGCTGCTGGTGACCGTGTTCTTCCTGCCGATCATCCTGCTCTACACCGCCTTCGTGTTCCGCGTGATGCGCGGCACGGTGAGCACCCAGTCGCTCGAAAAGAACCCCAACGCCTATTAG
- the cydX gene encoding cytochrome bd-I oxidase subunit CydX, translated as MWYFSWILGLGLACSFAILNAMWFELREDRRVAEEAEPGRR; from the coding sequence ATGTGGTATTTTTCTTGGATTCTCGGCCTGGGGCTGGCCTGTTCCTTCGCCATTCTCAACGCCATGTGGTTCGAACTGCGCGAGGACCGGCGCGTCGCCGAGGAGGCGGAACCGGGTCGGCGCTAG
- a CDS encoding DUF1127 domain-containing protein, whose amino-acid sequence MNIRQKIAQFAQYQRTMRELSALDQRQLNDLGITKGDIKNIARGALAR is encoded by the coding sequence ATGAACATCCGCCAGAAAATCGCACAGTTTGCTCAGTATCAGCGCACCATGCGCGAACTCAGCGCCCTCGATCAGCGTCAGCTGAACGACCTCGGCATCACCAAGGGCGACATCAAGAACATCGCTCGCGGCGCACTGGCCCGCTAA
- the ybaK gene encoding Cys-tRNA(Pro) deacylase, whose amino-acid sequence MSKTTPATLALTKAGIAFATATYDYDPDADRVGLQAAEAMGVSPSIVLKTLMAEVDGKPVCVVVPSDEEVNMKKLAAAFGGKSAHMMKPADAERLTGYKVGGISPFGQKKPIPTAVEELATLEDEIFLNGGQRGLQIRMKPDDLVAALGGKAADLIR is encoded by the coding sequence ATGTCCAAGACCACGCCCGCCACGCTCGCCCTCACCAAAGCCGGCATCGCCTTTGCCACCGCCACCTATGACTACGACCCCGATGCCGACCGGGTCGGGTTGCAGGCGGCCGAGGCGATGGGGGTTTCGCCGTCCATCGTGCTCAAGACGCTGATGGCCGAGGTCGATGGCAAGCCGGTCTGCGTCGTCGTGCCCTCCGACGAGGAGGTGAACATGAAAAAGCTCGCCGCGGCCTTCGGCGGCAAGTCGGCCCATATGATGAAACCAGCAGATGCCGAGCGGCTGACCGGCTACAAGGTTGGCGGCATCAGCCCGTTCGGCCAGAAAAAGCCGATACCGACCGCCGTCGAGGAACTGGCGACGCTGGAAGACGAAATCTTCCTCAATGGCGGCCAGCGGGGCCTGCAGATCCGCATGAAGCCGGACGACCTGGTTGCGGCTTTGGGCGGCAAGGCGGCCGACCTCATCCGCTGA
- a CDS encoding LysR substrate-binding domain-containing protein: MSSLPPLAAIRAFEAVARHLSFTKAADELGMTQAAVSYQIKILEERVGAPLFLRKPRQIALSETGARLAPDVNTAFETLRDAFAASRGRVEGLLSLSSVPTFASHWLAANIGLFQLANPDIAVRVESSAHLVDFSGEEFDAGIRAATKLSPGLAGHLLLKAEFAPMLSPRLVEEYQVREPADLLRVPQITPDDPWLCAWLELAGVAMPLRPSRPFSRLGSQTLEVAAAIAGRGMAMVTPAFYGDEVASGRLVQPFDILGWDGHGYYFVYPEARRNSPKIKAFRDWIVPATESLRA, translated from the coding sequence ATGTCCAGTCTGCCGCCGCTGGCCGCCATTCGCGCCTTCGAGGCTGTGGCGCGACATCTGAGCTTTACCAAAGCCGCTGATGAGCTGGGCATGACGCAGGCGGCGGTGAGTTATCAGATCAAGATATTGGAGGAGCGCGTGGGGGCGCCGCTGTTCCTGCGCAAGCCGCGGCAGATCGCGCTGAGCGAGACCGGCGCGCGGCTGGCGCCCGATGTGAACACGGCCTTCGAGACCCTGCGCGACGCCTTCGCCGCCTCACGCGGGCGGGTGGAGGGGCTGCTGAGCCTGAGCTCGGTGCCGACCTTTGCCAGCCACTGGCTGGCCGCCAATATCGGCCTGTTCCAACTGGCCAACCCTGACATCGCGGTGCGGGTCGAGAGTTCGGCGCATCTGGTGGATTTTTCCGGCGAGGAATTCGATGCCGGCATCAGGGCGGCCACCAAGCTATCGCCCGGACTGGCCGGGCATCTGCTGCTCAAGGCGGAATTCGCGCCGATGCTGAGCCCGCGCCTGGTGGAGGAATACCAGGTCCGCGAACCGGCCGACCTGCTGCGCGTGCCGCAGATCACGCCTGACGATCCCTGGCTCTGTGCCTGGCTGGAACTGGCCGGCGTCGCCATGCCCCTGCGGCCCAGCCGGCCTTTCAGCCGGCTCGGGTCGCAGACGCTGGAGGTCGCGGCGGCCATTGCCGGGCGTGGCATGGCCATGGTGACGCCGGCCTTTTATGGCGACGAAGTGGCCAGCGGCCGGCTGGTGCAGCCCTTCGACATTCTGGGCTGGGACGGCCACGGCTATTATTTCGTCTATCCCGAAGCGCGACGCAACTCGCCCAAGATCAAGGCCTTTCGCGACTGGATCGTGCCGGCCACGGAGTCGCTGCGGGCCTAG
- the rhaI gene encoding L-rhamnose catabolism isomerase: MTETIIDKSTIEAENAKRVADLNVDYDTLGERLDRRGVDIDAIKARVAAFSVAVPSWGVGTGGTRFARFPGKGEPRDIFDKIEDCAVIAQLTQATRTVSLHIPWDKADPNRLKQAASRFNLGFDAMNSNTFADAAGQLQSYKFGSLSAADAATRNQAIEHNLECIEIGQTIGSKALTVWIGDGSNFPGQVNFTRQFEHYLDSMKSIYAALPDDWRIYTEHKMYEPAFYSTVVQDWGTNYLIAKELGDKAYCLVDLGHHAPNVNIEMIVARLAQFGKLGGFHFNDSKYGDDDLDAGSIDPFRLFLVFNELVDAESRDKDFHPAHMLDQSHNVTDPIESLMLSAADVQRAYAQALLVDRTELKAAQQDNDALAATQALRLAYRTDVEPILATARMEQGGAIDPLATYRASGYRAKVAEVRPEVAAGSSGIV; this comes from the coding sequence ATGACCGAAACAATCATCGACAAATCCACCATCGAAGCCGAAAACGCCAAGCGCGTGGCTGACCTCAACGTCGACTACGACACCCTCGGCGAACGTCTCGACCGCCGCGGCGTCGATATCGATGCCATCAAGGCGCGCGTTGCCGCCTTCTCCGTCGCCGTCCCCTCCTGGGGCGTCGGCACCGGCGGCACCCGTTTTGCCCGCTTCCCAGGCAAGGGCGAGCCGCGCGACATTTTCGACAAGATCGAGGATTGCGCCGTCATCGCCCAGCTCACCCAGGCCACCCGCACCGTCTCCCTGCATATCCCGTGGGACAAGGCCGATCCGAACCGCCTGAAGCAGGCCGCCAGCCGCTTCAACCTCGGCTTCGACGCCATGAATTCCAACACCTTCGCCGACGCAGCCGGCCAGCTCCAGAGCTACAAGTTCGGCTCGCTCTCGGCCGCCGACGCCGCCACGCGCAATCAGGCCATCGAGCATAATCTGGAATGTATCGAGATCGGCCAGACCATCGGCTCAAAAGCCCTCACGGTCTGGATCGGCGACGGCTCCAACTTCCCCGGCCAGGTCAATTTCACCCGCCAGTTCGAACATTATCTCGACTCGATGAAATCCATCTATGCCGCCCTGCCCGATGACTGGCGCATCTATACCGAACACAAGATGTACGAGCCGGCCTTCTACTCCACCGTCGTGCAGGATTGGGGCACCAATTACCTCATCGCCAAGGAGCTGGGCGACAAGGCCTATTGCCTGGTCGATCTCGGCCACCACGCGCCCAACGTCAATATCGAGATGATCGTCGCCCGCCTCGCCCAGTTCGGCAAGCTCGGCGGTTTCCACTTCAACGACAGCAAATATGGCGACGACGATCTCGACGCCGGCTCGATCGATCCGTTCCGCCTGTTCCTCGTTTTCAACGAGCTGGTGGATGCCGAGAGTCGCGATAAGGATTTCCACCCCGCCCACATGCTCGACCAGTCGCACAATGTCACCGACCCCATCGAGTCCCTGATGCTATCGGCCGCCGATGTACAGCGCGCCTATGCCCAGGCCCTGTTGGTCGACCGCACCGAGCTCAAGGCCGCGCAGCAGGACAATGACGCCCTCGCCGCCACCCAGGCCTTGCGCCTGGCCTATCGCACCGATGTCGAACCCATCCTGGCCACCGCCCGCATGGAACAGGGCGGCGCCATCGATCCCCTGGCCACCTACCGCGCCTCCGGCTACCGCGCCAAGGTCGCCGAAGTCCGCCCCGAGGTCGCGGCCGGGTCGAGCGGCATCGTCTAG